The following are from one region of the Salvia hispanica cultivar TCC Black 2014 chromosome 1, UniMelb_Shisp_WGS_1.0, whole genome shotgun sequence genome:
- the LOC125201090 gene encoding mitochondrial phosphate carrier protein 3, mitochondrial-like, with protein sequence MVFPDIPSRQPSIPSFLYHTHTHTPMPPSSVETKKTTTPEKSPSFMIQAPSDKRIAMFSPQYYAACTAGGIFSCGLTHMAVTPLDLVKCNMQINPAKYKGIGSGFGVLLREQGVKGFFRGWVPTLLGYSAQGACKFGFYEFFKKYYSDIAGPENAAKYKTFIFLAGSASAEVIADIALCPFEAVKVRVQTQPGFAKGLSDGLPKFIRAEGASGLYKGLVPLWGRQIPYTMMKFSTFENIVEAIYKNAIPLPKDQCSKKTQLGVSFAGGYIAGVLCAIVSHPADNLVSFLNNAKGATVGDAVNKLGIMGLCTRGLPLRIVMIGTLTGAQWGIYDAFKVFVGLPTTGGSPAPAKN encoded by the exons ATGGTGTTCCCAGATATCCCATCTCGGCAACCATCGATCCCCAGTTTCCTTTACCACACGCACACGCACACGCCGATGCCGCCAAGTTCGGTGGAGACCAAGAAAACGACAACCCCCGAGAAGAGCCCGAGCTTCATGATCCAGGCGCCCAGCGACAAAAGGATAGCCATGTTCTCGCCCCAATACTACGCCGCGTGCACAGCCGGCGGCATTTTCAGCTGCGGCCTCACTCACATGGCCGTCACCCCACTCGATCTCGTCAAGTGCAATATGCAG ATAAATCCTGCAAAATACAAGGGCATAGGCTCAGGATTTGGAGTTCTACTAAGGGAGCAAGGAGTGAAAGGCTTCTTCAGGGGATGGGTGCCGACGCTGCTCGGATACAGCGCGCAGGGAGCCTGCAAGTTCGGCTTCTACGAATTCTTCAAGAAGTACTACTCTGACATTGCTGGCCCGGAAAATGCTGCCAAGTACAAGACCTTCATCTTCCTCGCAGGCTCTGCCTCCGCTGAAGTCATCGCTGACATTGCCCTCTGCCCCTTTGAGGCTGTCAAGGTCCGCGTCCAGACTCAGCCCGGCTTCGCCAAGGGCCTCTCCGATGGCCTCCCCAAGTTCATCCGCGCTGAAGGAGCCTCGGGCCTTTACAAGGGGCTCGTTCCACTCTGGGGTCGCCAGATTCCAT ATACGATGATGAAGTTCTCCACCTTCGAGAACATTGTTGAGGCCATCTACAAGAATGCCATTCCGCTGCCCAAGGACCAGTGCAGCAAGAAGACGCAGCTTGGAGTCAGCTTCGCAGGTGGATACATTGCAGGAGTATTATGTGCTATCGTTTCACACCCTGCTGATAACTTAGTCTCCTTCCTCAACAATGCCAAAGGAGCAACAGTAGGCGAT GCTGTGAATAAACTCGGGATAATGGGTCTGTGCACACGAGGCCTCCCTCTCCGTATTGTCATGATCGGTACCCTCACTGGGGCGCAGTGGGGCATCTATGACGCGTTCAAAGTCTTTGTTGGCCT GCCTACTACCGGTGGCAGTCCAGCTCCTGCAAAAAATTGA